The following coding sequences lie in one Arachis hypogaea cultivar Tifrunner chromosome 4, arahy.Tifrunner.gnm2.J5K5, whole genome shotgun sequence genomic window:
- the LOC112797273 gene encoding uncharacterized protein: MEGRRISARYSSRRIVASKGGRRRRASSNGSVNHNSIVKKLQSREICPKPHRAFATTTAHQRFSTMRLVQEYDTHDRKPSSTNSSSSSSPSSILPFFMKRSKLVEIVAAKNLVFALCHSGLCAAFSRDTNERVCFLNVSPDEVIRSLFYNKNNDSLITVSVYASENFSSLKCRSTGIEYIRRGRPDDGFPLFESESLKWPGFVEFDDVNGKVLTYSAQDSVYKVFDLKNYTLLYSISDRHVQEIKISPGIMLLIFNRSSGHIPLQILSIEDGTVLKSFNHLLHRNKKVDFIEQFNEKLLVKQENENLQILDVRNAELTEISRTEFMTPSAFIFLYENQLFLTFRNRTVSVWNFRGELVTSFEDHLLWHPDCNTNNIYITSDQDLIISYCRADSDVQWLEGNAAGSINVSNILTGKCLAKINASNSSTKSDECSGTSCSCRRNHSSQIRSTVAEALEDITALFYDEDRNEIYTDQGTPCSAFCAFEL; the protein is encoded by the exons atgGAAGGAAGAAGAATATCAGCAAGATATAGCAGCAGAAGAATAGTTGCAAGCaaaggtggaagaagaagaagagcttcCAGCAATGGCAGTGTTAACCATAACAGCATCGTCAAGAAGCTCCAATCCCGCGAGATTTGTCCCAAGCCCCACCGTGCATTCGCAACAACCACTGCACACCAGAGATTCAGCACCATGCGCTTGGTTCAAGAGTATGACACTCATGATCGTAAACCTTCTTctaccaattcttcttcttcttcttctccttcttccattTTGCCCTTCTTCATGAAAAGAAGCAAGCTTGTTGAGATCGTTGCTGCTAAGAACTTGGTCTTTGCGCTTTGCCATTCTGGTCTTTGTGCTGCTTTTAGTAGAG ATACAAATGAAAGGGTTTGCTTTTTGAATGTGTCCCCTGATGAAGTAATTCGAAGTCTCTTCTATAATAAGAACAATGACTCACTTATTACAGTGTCCGTTTATGCTTCCGAAAACTTCAGCTCCTTAAAATGCAGATCCACTGGGATTGA ATACATACGAAGGGGTAGGCCAGATGATGGGTTTCCTCTCTTTGAGTCCGAGTCCTTGAAATGGCCCGGTTTTGTAGAGTTTGACGATGTTAACGGAAAGGTCCTAACTTACTCTGCACAGGATAG TGTATACAAGGTCTTTGATCTTAAAAACTATACATTGTTATACTCCATCTCAGATAGGCATGTTCAAGAAATCAAGATCAG CCCTGGTATCATGTTATTAATTTTCAATAGATCCAGCGGCCATATTCCCCTTCAGATTCTGTCCATCGAAGATGGCACAGTCCTCAAATCATTCAATCACCTACTTCATCGGAATAAAAAGGTGGATTTCATAGAGCAATTCAATGAAAAGCTTCTGGTCAAGCAAGAAAATGAGAACCTTCAGATTCTTGAC gtTCGAAATGCTGAACTGACAGAGATAAGCAGAACTGAGTTCATGACTCCATCAGCATTTATCTTCCTATATGAGAATCAACTGTTCCTTACTTTCAGAAACCGAACAGTTTCTGTGTGGAACTTTCGCGGAGAACTTGTTACGTCATTTGAGGATCACCTGTTATGGCATCCTGATTGCAATACAAATAACATATACATAACAAGTGATCAAGATCTGATCATATCTTATTGCAGGGCTGATTCCGATGTTCAATGGTTGGAAGGAAATG CTGCTGGCTCCATTAATGTCAGCAATATCTTGACCGGGAAATGTCTCGCTAAAATTAATGCGTCGAACAGCAGCACCAAATCAGATGAGTGTAGTGGAACCAGTTGCAGTTGTCGGCGCAATCATTCATCTCAAATAAGGAGCACTGTGGCGGAGGCTTTGGAGGACATAACTGCCCTCTTTTACGATGAAGATCGAAATGAGATATATACCG ATCAAGGAACCCCATGTTCTGCATTTTGTGCTTTTGAGCTGTGA
- the LOC112797274 gene encoding 2,3-bisphosphoglycerate-independent phosphoglycerate mutase isoform X2, with protein MPFLLKCSPNLSEDWNFVVFIVHSSAKLVDLALESGKIYEGEGFKYIQESFANGTLHLIGLLSDGGVHSRLDQLQLLLKGVSERGVKRVRVHILTDGRDVLDGSSVGFVETLENDLAKLREKGIDARIASGGGRMHVTMDRYENDWNVVKRGWDAQVLGEAPHKFKSALEAVKKLRAEPKANDQYLPPFVIVDDNGKAVGPIVDGDAVVTFNFRADRMVMIAKSLEYEDFDKFDRVRFPKIRYAGMLQYDGELKLPSHYLVSPPEIDRTSGEFLVHNGVRTFACSETVKFGHVTFFWNGNRSGYFNKQLEEYVEIPSDIGITFNVQPKMKALEIAEKARDAILSRKFDQIRVNLPNGDMVGHTGDIEATVVACKAADEAVKMILDAIEQVGGIYVVTADHGNAEDMVKRDKSGKPLLDKEGKIQILTSHTLQPVPIAIGGPGLAPGVRFRNDVPDGGLANVAATVMNLHGFVAPSDYETTLIEVVDK; from the exons ATG CCTTTCTTGTTAAAATGTTCTCCTAACTTGTCTGAGGATTGGAATTTTGTGGTGTTTATTGTTCATTCTAGTGCCAAGCTTGTGGACCTTGCTCTTGAATCTGGAAAAATTTATGAAGGAGAAGGCTTCAAGTACATACAGGAAAGTTTTGCCAATGGCACATTGCATCTCATTGGGTTGTTGAGTGATGGTGGAGTCCATTCCCGACTTGATCAGTTGCAG TTGTTGCTTAAAGGTGTTAGTGAGCGAGGTGTTAAGAGAGTCCGCGTACACATTCTTACAGATGGTCGTGATGTTTTGGATGGCTCAAGTGTCGGATTTGTAGAAACTCTTGAAAATGATCTTGCCAAGTTGCGTGAGAAGGGTATTGATGCAAGAATTGCATCAGGTGGGGGTCGTATGCATGTTACAATGGATCGATATGAG AATGACTGGAATGTTGTGAAACGAGGGTGGGATGCTCAAGTTCTTGGCGAAGCCCCTCATAAGTTTAAAAGTGCTCTTGAAGCTGTCAAGAAACTAAGAGCAGAACCAAAAGCCAATGATCAGTACCTGCCTCCTTTTGTCATTGTTGATGATAATGGGAAGGCTGTTGGACCAATTGTTGATGGTGATGCAGTTGTTACATTCAACTTCCGGGCAGATCGTATGGTTATGATTGCCAAGTCTCTTGAATACGAAGACTTTGATAAATTTGATAGAGTCCGTTTCCCCAAGATTCGCTATGCTGGAATGCTTCAGTACGATGGTGAATTGAAGCTTCCCAGTCATTATCTTGTTTCTCCACCAGAAATTGACAGGACTTCTGGTGAATTCTTGGTGCATAATGGTGTTAGGACTTTTGCATGCAG TGAGACTGTTAAATTTGGTCATGTCACATTCTTCTGGAATGGAAACCGCTCTGGCTATTTTAATAAACAACTGGAGGAATATGTGGAAATTCCTAGTGACATTGGGATTACATTCAATGTACAACCAAAAATGAAGGCACTGGAGATTGCTGAAAAGGCTAGGGATGCCATTCTTAGTCGGAAATTTGATCAG ATCCGTGTCAACCTACCAAATGGTGACATGGTGGGGCATACAGGTGATATTGAAGCAACAGTTGTGGCTTGCAAGGCTGCTGATGAAGCAGTGAAG ATGATTCTTGATGCAATTGAACAAGTAGGTGGAATTTATGTCGTCACTGCTGACCATGGCAATGCAGAGGACATGGTCAAGAGAGACAAATCGGGAAAGCCTCTTCTTGACAAGGAGGGAAAGATTCAGATTCTTACTTCACATACCCTTCAGCCG GTGCCTATTGCCATTGGAGGTCCTGGATTGGCCCCTGGGGTCAGGTTCAGAAATGACGTTCCCGACGGTGGGCTGGCCAATGTAGCTGCGACTGTGATGAATCTTCATGGATTTGTGGCTCCCAGTGACTATGAGACAACTCTCATTGAAGTAGTTGATAAGTAG
- the LOC112797274 gene encoding 2,3-bisphosphoglycerate-independent phosphoglycerate mutase isoform X1 produces MGSTPDAKWKLADHPKLPKGKPVAVVVLDGWGEANADQYNCIHTAETPTMDSLKKGAPERWRLVRAHGTAVGLPTEDDMGNSEVGHNALGAGRIFAQGAKLVDLALESGKIYEGEGFKYIQESFANGTLHLIGLLSDGGVHSRLDQLQLLLKGVSERGVKRVRVHILTDGRDVLDGSSVGFVETLENDLAKLREKGIDARIASGGGRMHVTMDRYENDWNVVKRGWDAQVLGEAPHKFKSALEAVKKLRAEPKANDQYLPPFVIVDDNGKAVGPIVDGDAVVTFNFRADRMVMIAKSLEYEDFDKFDRVRFPKIRYAGMLQYDGELKLPSHYLVSPPEIDRTSGEFLVHNGVRTFACSETVKFGHVTFFWNGNRSGYFNKQLEEYVEIPSDIGITFNVQPKMKALEIAEKARDAILSRKFDQIRVNLPNGDMVGHTGDIEATVVACKAADEAVKMILDAIEQVGGIYVVTADHGNAEDMVKRDKSGKPLLDKEGKIQILTSHTLQPVPIAIGGPGLAPGVRFRNDVPDGGLANVAATVMNLHGFVAPSDYETTLIEVVDK; encoded by the exons ATGGGAAGCACCCCAGATGCCAAGTGGAAATTGGCTGATCACCCAAAGCTGCCAAAGGGAAAGCCAGTTGCTGTGGTGGTTTTGGATGGATGGGGTGAGGCCAACGCTGATCAGTACAACTGTATCCACACCGCTGAAACTCCAACCATGGATTCCCTCAAAAAG GGTGCACCTGAAAGGTGGAGATTGGTGAGGGCTCATGGTACTGCTGTGGGACTTCCTACAGAGGATGACATGGGCAACAGTGAAGTCGGTCACAATGCTCTTGGTGCTGGCCGCATCTTTGCTCAAGG TGCCAAGCTTGTGGACCTTGCTCTTGAATCTGGAAAAATTTATGAAGGAGAAGGCTTCAAGTACATACAGGAAAGTTTTGCCAATGGCACATTGCATCTCATTGGGTTGTTGAGTGATGGTGGAGTCCATTCCCGACTTGATCAGTTGCAG TTGTTGCTTAAAGGTGTTAGTGAGCGAGGTGTTAAGAGAGTCCGCGTACACATTCTTACAGATGGTCGTGATGTTTTGGATGGCTCAAGTGTCGGATTTGTAGAAACTCTTGAAAATGATCTTGCCAAGTTGCGTGAGAAGGGTATTGATGCAAGAATTGCATCAGGTGGGGGTCGTATGCATGTTACAATGGATCGATATGAG AATGACTGGAATGTTGTGAAACGAGGGTGGGATGCTCAAGTTCTTGGCGAAGCCCCTCATAAGTTTAAAAGTGCTCTTGAAGCTGTCAAGAAACTAAGAGCAGAACCAAAAGCCAATGATCAGTACCTGCCTCCTTTTGTCATTGTTGATGATAATGGGAAGGCTGTTGGACCAATTGTTGATGGTGATGCAGTTGTTACATTCAACTTCCGGGCAGATCGTATGGTTATGATTGCCAAGTCTCTTGAATACGAAGACTTTGATAAATTTGATAGAGTCCGTTTCCCCAAGATTCGCTATGCTGGAATGCTTCAGTACGATGGTGAATTGAAGCTTCCCAGTCATTATCTTGTTTCTCCACCAGAAATTGACAGGACTTCTGGTGAATTCTTGGTGCATAATGGTGTTAGGACTTTTGCATGCAG TGAGACTGTTAAATTTGGTCATGTCACATTCTTCTGGAATGGAAACCGCTCTGGCTATTTTAATAAACAACTGGAGGAATATGTGGAAATTCCTAGTGACATTGGGATTACATTCAATGTACAACCAAAAATGAAGGCACTGGAGATTGCTGAAAAGGCTAGGGATGCCATTCTTAGTCGGAAATTTGATCAG ATCCGTGTCAACCTACCAAATGGTGACATGGTGGGGCATACAGGTGATATTGAAGCAACAGTTGTGGCTTGCAAGGCTGCTGATGAAGCAGTGAAG ATGATTCTTGATGCAATTGAACAAGTAGGTGGAATTTATGTCGTCACTGCTGACCATGGCAATGCAGAGGACATGGTCAAGAGAGACAAATCGGGAAAGCCTCTTCTTGACAAGGAGGGAAAGATTCAGATTCTTACTTCACATACCCTTCAGCCG GTGCCTATTGCCATTGGAGGTCCTGGATTGGCCCCTGGGGTCAGGTTCAGAAATGACGTTCCCGACGGTGGGCTGGCCAATGTAGCTGCGACTGTGATGAATCTTCATGGATTTGTGGCTCCCAGTGACTATGAGACAACTCTCATTGAAGTAGTTGATAAGTAG